From a region of the Mytilus galloprovincialis chromosome 3, xbMytGall1.hap1.1, whole genome shotgun sequence genome:
- the LOC143069440 gene encoding DNA-directed RNA polymerase III subunit RPC6-like, whose protein sequence is MASAVGVKEEPAETLDFENRIIELCQEQPDGITDAIIMKDLPLCSPQQRVTCINKLLSTGKIDLLRSGNKLIYKLKDADAASQAKGGDHQEKVVYQIIKEANNKGIWIRDIRYKSNLLLTQVNKILKNLESKKLIKAVKSVAASKKKVYMLYDLEPAQSVTGGAWYSDQDFESEFVEVLNQQCFKFLEQKAAIARDTKNDPMAQRNASFTPLHDIWKFISELGISKVQLTKEDIETILNTLIFDGKLECTIVASAGGSGDSGRSKLYRAINPLVETTGLMRMPCGSCPVFDKCYEGGAVSPTTCIYMKEWLDS, encoded by the exons ATGGCATCAGCTGTGGGTGTGAAGGAAGAACCGGCTGAAACTTTGGATTTTGaaaacag gatTATAGAATTATGTCAAGAACAGCCAGATGGAATAACTGATGCTATAATTATGAAAGATTTACCATTATGTAGTCCACAACAGCGTGTTACTTGTATAAATAAACTATTGTCAACA GGTAAAATAGACTTACTGAGAAGTGGGAACAAATTGATCTACAAACTGAAGGATGCTGATGCTGCAAG CCAAGCCAAAGGAGGAGATCACCAAGAGAAAGTAGTATATCAAATCATTAAAGAAGCTAACAATAAAG GGATCTGGATAAGAGATATTAGATATAAATCCAACTTATTACTGACTCAAGTCAACAAAATATTGAAGAATTTGGAAAGTAAAAAATTGATTAAAGCAGTTAAATCTGTAGCG GCTTCAAAGAAGAaggtatacatgttatatgactTAGAACCAGCCCAGTCTGTCACTGGAGGAGCTTGGTATAGTGATCAAGATTTTGAATCAGAATTTGTAGAAGTATTGAATCAACAATGCTTCAAATTTTTAGAGCAAAAG GCAGCCATTGCACGAGACACCAAAAATGATCCAATGGCTCAAAGAAACGCTTCATTTACTCCTTTACATGATATTTGGAAGTTCATATCAGAGTTAGGGATTAGTAAG gtTCAGTTAACCAAAGAGGACATAGAAACAATTTTGAATACTCTGATATTTGATGGGAAATTGGAATGTACCATTGTAGCCTCAGCAGGGGGGTCAGGAGATTCTGGGAGATCTAAGCTTTACAGAGCTATAAATCCATTGGTGGAGACTACAGGACTAATGAGAATGCCATGTGGTTCATGTCCT gTGTTTGACAAATGCTATGAAGGAGGAGCGGTGTCACCAACTACgtgtatttatatgaaagaatGGCTGGATAGTTGA